In Cicer arietinum cultivar CDC Frontier isolate Library 1 chromosome 7, Cicar.CDCFrontier_v2.0, whole genome shotgun sequence, a single window of DNA contains:
- the LOC101500786 gene encoding serine/threonine-protein kinase PBL34-like — protein MENKCGCWSVLKRGVCKPSASKHSPNTIPRTSLVHDAATETRYLNASNRELYPPNEARLSSDNADPPPQENKSPCQLLQFTFQELKSATGNFRPDSILGEGGFGYVFKGWIEEDGTAPAKPGSGVTVAVKSLKPDGLQGHREWVAEVDFLGQLHHPNLVKLIGYCIEDDQRLLVYEFMTRGSLENHLFRRTVPLPWSNRVKIALGAAKGLAFLHNGPEPVIYRDFKTSNILLDTEYNAKLSDFGLAKAGPQGDKTHVSTRVVGTYGYAAPEYVMTGHLTSKSDVYSFGVVLLEILTGRRSMDKKRPSGEQNLVSWARPYLADKRKLYQLVDPRLELNYSLKAVQKISQLAYSCLSRDPKCRPNMDEVVKALTPLQDLNDFAILSYHSRLSQQGRRKKKPDGTPHISYTQSKSMRSSASPLNTGKHHR, from the exons ATGGAGAACAAGTGTGGCTGTTGGTCTGTCCTTAAACGTGGTGTTTGCAAACCCTCTGCTTCTAAACACTCTCCCAACACTATCCCTCGTACTAGTCTTGTTCA tgatgCAGCAACCGAGACGCGATACCTAAACGCTAGCAATCGAGAACTGTATCCTCCCAATGAAGCTAGACTGTCTTCTGATAATGCTGATCCCCCACCTCAGGAAAATAAGTCTCCTTGTCAGCTCCTTCAATTCACATTTCAAGAGCTGAAATCTGCAACTGGAAATTTCAGACCTGATAGCATTCTTGGGGAAGGTGGTTTTGGTTATGTTTTCAAAGGATGGATTGAGGAAGATGGAACTGCGCCGGCGAAACCCGGTTCAGGAGTTACCGTTGCTGTCAAAAGCTTGAAGCCAGATGGTCTTCAAGGCCATAGAGAATGGGTG GCTGAAGTTGATTTTCTTGGACAGCTTCACCATCCTAACCTTGTTAAACTTATCGGTTACTGCATTGAAGATGATCAACGGCTTCTTGTTTACGAGTTTATGACTCGTGGAAGTCTAGAAAATCATCTTTTCAGAA GAACTGTACCTCTTCCATGGTCCAATAGGGTGAAGATTGCACTTGGTGCTGCTAAAGGATTGGCTTTCCTCCATAATGGTCCTGAACCAGTCATTTACAGAGATTTCAAAACATCAAACATCTTGCTCGATACG GAGTATAATGCGAAGCTTTCAGATTTCGGTCTAGCGAAAGCAGGGCCTCAAGGAGACAAAACACATGTTTCCACCCGAGTCGTTGGAACTTATGGTTATGCTGCTCCAGAATATGTCATGACAG GACACTTGACATCTAAGAGCGATGTTTATAGCTTTGGAGTTGTGTTACTTGAGATTTTAACAGGAAGAAGATCAATGGACAAGAAGCGCCCAAGCGGGGAACAAAATCTTGTTTCATGGGCTAGACCTTATTTAGCTGACAAGCGAAAACTTTACCAACTCGTTGATCCTCGCCTTGAACTAAACTATTCTTTAAAAGCAGTGCAGAAAATTTCTCAGTTAGCTTATAGTTGCCTCAGCCGAGACCCAAAATGTCGTCCTAACATGGACGAAGTTGTGAAGGCTCTAACTCCATTGCAGGATCTTAACGACTTTGCAATATTGTCGTATCACTCTCGTTTATCTCAACAAGGGAGGAGAAAGAAGAAACCGGATGGAACTCCACATATCAGTTATACACAATCCAAGAGCATGAGGTCTTCCGCGTCTCCTTTGAATACAGGAAAGCACCATCGATGA
- the LOC101500470 gene encoding calmodulin-like protein 3 has protein sequence MVLVALLLAVLFIAGLINIFFYIPNNKIRSFLQIIFPNNDNVFKTNLATTTKVERDAYGREELKKVFSTFDKNGDGFITKQELKESLRNMSILMMDKEIDDIVVKFDSNGDGLIDFDEFCLLISESMGGGVREEKEGVNSEEGELEEFEVDLKEAFDVFDKDKDGKISVEELALILGSLGLREGKKIEECKEMIRKVDTDGDGMVNFNEFKRMMMKGGRKLVFGA, from the coding sequence ATGGTTCTTGTAGCACTATTGCTAGCGGTTCTATTTATTGCAGGcctcataaatattttcttttacataCCCAACAACAAAATTCGTTCTTTCCTTCAAATAATTTTTCCCAATAACGACAATGTTTTCAAAACCAACTTGGCTACAACAACAAAAGTGGAAAGGGATGCTTATGGGAGAGAAGAGCTCAAAAAAGTGTTTTCAACTTTCGACAAGAATGGTGATGGATTCATAACAAAGCAAGAGCTGAAGGAATCACTAAGGAACATGAGCATCTTGATGATGGATAAAGAGATTGATGATATTGTTGTTAAGTTTGATTCAAATGGAGATGGGTTGATTGATTTTGATGAGTTTTGTTTGTTGATTAGTGAGTCTATGGGAGGGGGTGTACGAGAAGAGAAAGAGGGTGTGAATAGTGAGGAAGGTGAATTGGAAGAATTTGAGGTGGATTTGAAGGAGgcttttgatgtgtttgataaagataaagatGGGAAGATTTCAGTAGAGGAGTTAGCTTTGATTCTTGGTTCGTTGGGATTAAGGGAAGGGAAGAAGATCGAAGAGTGTAAAGAGATGATTAGGAAAGTTGATACGGATGGAGATGGTATGGTTAATTTTAATGAGTTCAAGAGAATGATGAtgaagggaggaagaaaacttGTCTTTGGTGCATAG